In Coregonus clupeaformis isolate EN_2021a chromosome 15, ASM2061545v1, whole genome shotgun sequence, one genomic interval encodes:
- the phyhd1 gene encoding phytanoyl-CoA dioxygenase domain-containing protein 1 isoform X2, which yields MDFLTDQDAKKYQEDGYLVLDGLLSPAECDELRLRMGEIVDGMDVPQHCRIQFSTNHDEQLKTQGNADYFITSGDKIRFFFEKGVFDDKGDFTVPKERSLNKIGHALHAYEPLYKTATHSPKIQGIAKKLGLKSPVILQSMYIFKQPGIGGEVTPHQDATFLHTEPLGRVMGVWIALEDATLDNGCLWFIPGSHNNGITRRMVRTPEGTYPLTDFVGREATYDDKLFIPAPVKKGGVVLIDGEVVHKSEQNTSKKSRHVYTFHIMESQKTQWSPENWLQPTEELPFPALYTK from the exons ATGGACTTTCTAACAGATCAAGATGCGAAAAAG TACCAGGAGGACGGGTACCTGGTCCTGGACGGGCTCCTCAGCCCGGCCGAGTGTGATGAGCTCCGGCTGAGGATGGGAGAGATCGTGGACGGGATGGACGTTCCACAACATTGTCGGATCCAGTTCTCCACCAATCACGACGAGCAGCTGAAAACACAG GGAAACGCTGACTACTTCATCACCAGTGGAGATAAGATCCGCTTCTTCTTTGAGAAAGGAGTTTTTGATGATAAAG GAGATTTCACTGTGCCAAAAGAACGCTCTCTCAACAAAATTGGACATG CACTCCATGCCTATGAGCCTTTATACAAAACTGCCACTCATTCACCCAAGATTCAG GGAATAGCCAAGAAGCTTGGTCTGAAGAGTCCTGTGATTTTGCAAAGCATGTACATTTTCAAG CAACCAGGGATCGGTGGAGAAG TGACGCCACACCAGGATGCTACATTCCTCCACACGGAGCCCCTGGGCAGGGTGATGGGCGTGTGGATCGCCCTGGAGGATGCCACCCTGGACAATGGCTGCTTGTGGTTCATCCCCGGCTCACACAACA ATGGCATCACCCGACGTATGGTGCGGACCCCTGAAGGCACCTATCCCCTGACAGACTTTGTTGGGAGAGAGGCAACCTATGACGATAAGCTGTTCATACCTGCACCTGTCAAAAAAG GTGGGGTGGTTCTGATCGATGGAGAGGTTGTCCATAAAAGTGAGCAGAACACGTCAAAAAAGTCACGCCACGTCTACACTTTCCACATCATGGAGTCTCAGAAGACACAATGGAGCCCTGAGAACTG GTTACAGCCCACAGAGGAGCTCCCTTTCCCTGCCCTCTACACCAAGTAA
- the phyhd1 gene encoding phytanoyl-CoA dioxygenase domain-containing protein 1 isoform X1: MDFLTDQDAKKYQEDGYLVLDGLLSPAECDELRLRMGEIVDGMDVPQHCRIQFSTNHDEQLKTQMQGNADYFITSGDKIRFFFEKGVFDDKGDFTVPKERSLNKIGHALHAYEPLYKTATHSPKIQGIAKKLGLKSPVILQSMYIFKQPGIGGEVTPHQDATFLHTEPLGRVMGVWIALEDATLDNGCLWFIPGSHNNGITRRMVRTPEGTYPLTDFVGREATYDDKLFIPAPVKKGGVVLIDGEVVHKSEQNTSKKSRHVYTFHIMESQKTQWSPENWLQPTEELPFPALYTK; encoded by the exons ATGGACTTTCTAACAGATCAAGATGCGAAAAAG TACCAGGAGGACGGGTACCTGGTCCTGGACGGGCTCCTCAGCCCGGCCGAGTGTGATGAGCTCCGGCTGAGGATGGGAGAGATCGTGGACGGGATGGACGTTCCACAACATTGTCGGATCCAGTTCTCCACCAATCACGACGAGCAGCTGAAAACACAG ATGCAG GGAAACGCTGACTACTTCATCACCAGTGGAGATAAGATCCGCTTCTTCTTTGAGAAAGGAGTTTTTGATGATAAAG GAGATTTCACTGTGCCAAAAGAACGCTCTCTCAACAAAATTGGACATG CACTCCATGCCTATGAGCCTTTATACAAAACTGCCACTCATTCACCCAAGATTCAG GGAATAGCCAAGAAGCTTGGTCTGAAGAGTCCTGTGATTTTGCAAAGCATGTACATTTTCAAG CAACCAGGGATCGGTGGAGAAG TGACGCCACACCAGGATGCTACATTCCTCCACACGGAGCCCCTGGGCAGGGTGATGGGCGTGTGGATCGCCCTGGAGGATGCCACCCTGGACAATGGCTGCTTGTGGTTCATCCCCGGCTCACACAACA ATGGCATCACCCGACGTATGGTGCGGACCCCTGAAGGCACCTATCCCCTGACAGACTTTGTTGGGAGAGAGGCAACCTATGACGATAAGCTGTTCATACCTGCACCTGTCAAAAAAG GTGGGGTGGTTCTGATCGATGGAGAGGTTGTCCATAAAAGTGAGCAGAACACGTCAAAAAAGTCACGCCACGTCTACACTTTCCACATCATGGAGTCTCAGAAGACACAATGGAGCCCTGAGAACTG GTTACAGCCCACAGAGGAGCTCCCTTTCCCTGCCCTCTACACCAAGTAA
- the dolk gene encoding dolichol kinase: MQTNPVLVESAVVFSVVMCVHMAVWNQHSWCCVALAIQAFYVQHKWDRLLRNGNAVFQWRLSANSGIVPAVMVMPLLGVTLREKCAASGNVYFERFSMVVTVTGMMLALFLSLLALGITRPVPTNTCVIAGVASSAILYTVKQTLTVSEVIEVLEVLLIFVYLSLIVLYLLPRCFTPGEALLIVGGISFIVNQLIKRSLNLAEVKGEPVHYFLPVVVVGSLLLGVFFALLFCFMESETWVSSLFFHMMTAVLGLGILMPWLSLLIRRHPIMWLLDFVTLNDKRLCLLGYWVLLATLAILVVLHQNYQRQSGSKKHQASTVVRKYFHLIVVATFVPGLVYDRQLLHVASVGCLGAFLLLEYVRYFRIRPLGQLLRQLLTLFLDERDSGPLILTHIYLLLGMSLPIWLFPGPCAPKGILPGAGGLVPYAGVLAVGVGDTVASVFGSSMGEIRWPGTKKTVEGTATSVFAQIIAVAIFLIFDPTINLNSTYSWIVGSITMVAMLEAYTSQIDNLLLPLYLFILLLL; this comes from the coding sequence ATGCAGACCAACCCGGTACTGGTGGAGTCTGCAGTGGTTTTCTCTGTGGTGATGTGTGTCCACATGGCCGTGTGGAACCAGCACTCCTGGTGCTGCGTGGCCCTGGCCATCCAGGCCTTCTACGTGCAACACAAGTGGGACCGCCTGCTCCGTAATGGCAACGCCGTCTTCCAGTGGCGCCTGTCAGCCAACAGCGGCATCGTCCCAGCCGTCATGGTGATGCCACTGCTGGGCGTGACGCTGCGGGAGAAGTGCGCCGCCTCGGGGAACGTCTACTTTGAGCGTTTCTCCATGGTGGTCACGGTGACGGGCATGATGCTGGCACTGTTCCTGTCGCTCCTCGCGCTGGGCATCACACGGCCCGTGCCCACCAACACGTGTGTGATCGCAGGTGTGGCAAGCAGCGCCATCCTGTACACGGTGAAGCAGACCTTGACGGTGTCGGAAGTGATCGAGGTGCTGGAGGTGCTGCTGATCTTTGTCTACCTCAGTCTGATCGTGCTCTACCTGCTGCCGCGCTGCTTCACGCCTGGCGAGGCCCTCCTCATCGTTGGGGGCATCAGCTTCATCGTCAACCAGCTCATCAAGCGCTCACTCAACCTGGCTGAGGTCAAAGGGGAACCGGTCCACTACTTCCTGCCCGTGGTGGTGGTAGGATCTCTTCTCCTAGGGGTGTTCTTCGCCCTGCTCTTCTGCTTCATGGAGTCTGAGACCTGGGTGTCGTCGCTCTTCTTCCACATGATGACGGCCGTGCTGGGCTTGGGGATCCTCATGCCCTGGCTCTCCCTCCTCATCCGCCGCCACCCCATCATGTGGCTGCTGGACTTTGTGACTCTGAACGACAAGCGGCTGTGCCTGCTGGGCTACTGGGTGCTGCTGGCCACGCTGGCCATCCTGGTGGTGCTGCATCAGAACTACCAGCGCCAGTCAGGCTCCAAGAAGCACCAGGCCTCTACGGTAGTCAGAAAGTACTTCCACCTCATTGTAGTAGCCACCTTCGTCCCGGGCCTGGTGTATGACCGCCAGCTCCTCCACGTGGCGTCCGTGGGCTGCCTGGGGGCCTTCCTGCTCCTGGAGTACGTGCGCTACTTCCGCATCCGCCCATTGGGTCAACTCCTTCGTCAGTTACTCACCCTGTTCCTGGACGAGCGTGACTCTGGACCTCTCATCCTCACCCACATCTACCTCCTCCTGGGCATGTCCCTGCCTATCTGGCTGTTCCCAGGGCCCTGCGCCCCCAAAGGCATCCTGCCAGGGGCGGGGGGCCTGGTACCCTACGCCGGGGTGCTGGCGGTGGGTGTGGGGGACACGGTGGCGTCGGTGTTCGGCAGCAGCATGGGGGAGATACGCTGGCCGGGCACCAAGAAGACGGTGGAGGGCACGGCCACGTCAGTGTTTGCCCAGATCATCGCTGTGGCCATCTTCCTCATCTTCGACCCCACCATCAACCTGAACTCCACCTACTCGTGGATCGTGGGCTCCATCAccatggtagccatgctggaggCCTACACCTCGCAGATAGACAACCTGCTGCTGCCGCTCTACCTCTTCATCCTGCTGCTGCTCTGA